The following nucleotide sequence is from Pseudomonas sp. RC10.
ATCAACACCGGACGCAAACGAATCGCCGCTGCCTCCTCTACGGCCTCGCGCGCGTTTAACCCCTTGTCACGCCGCAATTGGTTGGCGAATTCCACGATCAGAATCCCGTGTTTGCTGATCAAACCGATCAGCGTCACCAGCCCGACCTGCGTATAGATGTTCAGTGTCGAGATCCCGAGGAACAACGGAATCAGCGCCCCACAGATCGACAGCGGCACCGTCACCAGAATCACCAGCGGGTCGCGGAAGCTCTCGAACTGCGCCGCCAGCACCAGGAAGATGATCGCCAGTGCCAGCCCGAACGTCACCCACAGCGCGTTGCCTTCCTGCACGAACTGCCGCGATGCCCCGGCGTAGTCATAGGCAAAACCGGCCGGGGCTTCTTCGCTGGCGATCTGCCGGACCGTCTCGATGGCTTCCCCCATGCTCACCAGCGGGAAACCCGAGATGATCGCTGAGTTGAGCTGCTGGAACTGGTTGAGCTGACGCGGTCGTGCGCGGTCGCTGACGGTGATCAACGTCGACAGCGGCAGCATCGTCCCTTCGGCGTTTTTCACATAGTAGTTGGACAGCCATTGCGGGTTGTCGCGATAGGCCCGCTCTACTTGAGCGATAACCTTGTAGCTACGGCCATCGATAGTGAAACGGTTGATTTCCGCCTCGCCCAGCAACGTCGCCAGGCTGCCGCCCAAATCCTGCATCGACACGCCCATCTGCGCGGCCTTGGCGCGGTCGATGTCGACCACCACTTCCGGCTTGTCGAAGGCCAGATCAAGGTCCAGAAACGCGAACTTGCCGGACTCGGTCGCCCGTTTCTTGATCCGGTTCACGACCTCAAGCAAGGCGGCGTAATCGTTGGGCGTGTTGATCACGAACTGAAACGGCAGCCCCTCACCGGTGCCCGGCAGCGATGGCAGGTTGAAGCCGAAAATCTGCAACCCGGTGATGCCTTCGAGCTTCGCCTGCACTTCGGGCAACAGCTGCATTTGCGTGCGGCTGCGTTCGTCCCACGGCTTGAGCAGAAAACCGCCGACGCCGGTTTGCACGCCATTGAAACCGTTGATCTGGAACGACGAGTAATACTCCGGGAACGCCTTGAAGATGCTGATGAACTGGTCGGTGTACTTGTTCATGTAATCAAGGTTGGTCGGCTGGGGCGACGTCGCCATCATGAAAATGATGCCCTGATCTTCGTCCGGCGCCAGTTGCGACTGGCTGAACTTGAGGAAGACCGGGATCAGGCACAGCACCAGCACCGCGAAGACGATCACCACTGGCCGGGTGTTCAACGTGCCGTGCAGCACCCGCTGATAACGCACTTTCAGGCCGTCGAAAATCTGATCGAGCTTGTGGGCGAGGCCGCTGGGGTTTTCGTCGTGGCGCAACAGCACGGCGCACATCATCGGCGAGAGCGTCAGCGCGACCACGCCGGAAATCACCACCGCGCCCGCGAGGGTCAGCGCGAACTCCTTGAACAGCGCCCCGGTCAGCCCCTCCAGAAAGCCGATCGGCGCGTACACCGCCGCCAGGGTGATGGTCATCGAGACCACCGGCATGGCGATTTCTCTAGCGCCTTCGAGCGCAGCGTTGAGCGGCGTTTTGCCTTCTTCGATGTGGCGATGGATGTTCTCCACCACCACGATGGCGTCGTCCACCACCAAGCCAATCGCCAGCACCATGGCCAGCAACGTCAGCAGGTTGATCGAGTAACCCATCATCTGCATGAAGAACAGCACGCCGATCATTGACAGCGGAATCGTCACCACCGGGATCAGCACCGAACGCAAAGCCCCGAGGAACAGGAACACCACGACGATGACGATCAAGACCGCTTCGATCAGGGTTTTCACCACCTCATGGATCGAGGCCTGAATGAACAGCGTGGCGTCGTAGGCAATGGAGGCTTTCAGGCTCGGCGGCAGCTGGCTTTCCAGTTCCGGCATGATCCGCCGGACTTCCTTGATCACGTCCAGCGGGTTGGAGCTGGGCGTGCCCTTGATGCCGATATAGACCGACGGTGTGCCGTCGAACGAGCTGACGGTGTCGTAGTTTTCCGCACCCATTTCCACCCGGGCCACGTCACCCAGCAGCACGCGGCTGTCGCCCACGGTCTTGAGCGGGATGGCCGCGAAGGTTTCCGGGGATTTCAGGTCGGTGGTGGCGTTGACGCTGGTGACCACGTATTCGCCTTTCACTTCGCCCGCCGCCGAGAGGAAGTTGTATTTGCGCACGGCGTCGGTGACGTCGTTGGCTGTGAGGCCGAAGCCCGCGAGCTTGACGGGGTCCAGCCACAAGCGCATGGCGAACACCTGATTGCCGAGGATCTCTGCCTGCGCCATGCCCGGCAGGGTCGCGAGCTTCGGCTGGATGACCCGCGACAGGTAATCCGTGATCTGCGGGTTGTTCAGCTCCGCGCTGTAGAAACTGATGTACATCAGCGCCGAGGCGTCGGCCGCCTCCTTGGTCAGCACCGGGTCTTCGGCGTCCTGGGGCAGCTTGTTTTTCACCTCGTTGGCCTTGGCGAGCAGCTCGGTGTAGAGGCGGTCGCTGTTGGAGCCGATGCGCGCGTAGATGGAAATCACCGAGAAGTTCTGACGACTGACCGAGGTCATGTAGTCGATGCCTTCCGCGCTCGCCAGACTTTGCTGCAGCGGTTGTGTGATGTAGCCCTGAATGGTTTCGGCGTTGGCACCGGGGTAAGCCGTGGTCACGGTGATCAAGGCGTTTTCCATCTGCGGGTACTGGCGGATGGTCAGTTTGCTGAACGCCTGGAACCCCAGCAGCACGATCAGCAGGCTGATCACGCTGGCGAGGACGGGGCGACGGATGAACGGGTCTGTAAATGCCATGCAAGCTCCTTCGACGATCAACCAGGGTCAGTCAACCTTGGGTTGGCCGCTCTGTTCGACGGGGGCTGCCGGATCGGCACTGATGGCGACGCTCGCGCCGTTGTCCAGTTTCAGCTGGCCACCGGTCACCACTTGCTCGCCCGTTTTCAAACCCTTGCGGATGATTACCAGGCCACCGCGCCGCTCGCCGGTTTCGACGAAGCGCCGCTCCACGGCCAGTTGCTGCTCGCCTTTGGTGGTCTTCTCCGGTTGCCCGTCGGCGTTCTTTTTCGGGACGATGACGAACACCGAGTTGCCGTACAGCGTGTAAGTGATGGTGCTTTCCGGCACGACCAACTCCCGGGTGTCCTGGCCGAGCATCACTTGCAGATTGGCGAACATGCCGGGCAGCAGTTTGCTGTCAGGGTTGGGCAGGGTCGCGCGGACCTGCACATTGCGCGTGGCGTCTTCCACTTTGGGGTTGATGGCGCTGAGGCTGGCGTTGAACGTGCTGCCGGGATAGGCCCCGACGCTGACCTGCACCTGCTGTCCGAGGGCCAGTTTTGGCAGGACCTGCTCGGGCACGAAGAAATCGACGTAGAGGCTGCTCAAGTCCTGCAACGTGGCAATGACGGTGCCGCTGGCGAGGTAGTCGCCGACGTCCACCTGGCGAATGCCGATGGTGCCGCTGAACGGCGCGAGAATGCGTTTCTTGGCCAGCGACGCGTTGAGCTGCGCAACGGTGGCGGCGGCTTTTTTCTGGGTGGCGGCGAGCTTGTCGAAATCGCCTTTGGAGATCGCCGCATCGCCCACCAGCTTGCTGCCGCGCCCGTAATCTAACTGGGCCAGCCCGAGGTCGGCTTCGGCGGTGCCCAGCAGAGCTTTTTCCACGTCGCTGTCGAGTTGCAGCAACGGTTGACCGGCCTTGACCTTTTGCCCGGATTCGAACTGCAACGCCTTGACCGTGCCCGCCACTTCGAGGCTAAGGTTCACGCCCTGCAAGGCTTTGAGGCTGCCGATGGCGGGCAGGCGATTCTGCCACGCCTGCTCGGTCACGACGGCGACCGCCACGTTGATCGGAGGTTTTGGGGCGGTAAATTGCTGGATCTGTTTGTAGACCGAAAACGCCTTGTACCCGCCCAGGGCCAGGACCACGATCAACACCATTCCCAGCATGATCAACATGCGGCGACGCAACATATTCCACTTCCTTGGAAAAACAGATGAAACAGGCGAGCACGTTAGTCGTGTCTCGGTTTTGTTGCCAGGGTGGTTGGCTTGAGACTCTTACTTTGATGCCCTTCGGGCCTATTCGCCACCAAGGCGGCTCCTACATTTGCTGCAACGTGCCATGGCCTGACAGTTCCCATTGTTCGCCTGTGTGCCCGCCTTGATATCGCGTCGAACACCCGAGGCGGACAATGGGATCTTCCAGACTGTGGCACGTTGCAAAAAATGTAGGACCCGCCTTGGTGGCGAAAAAGCCCGGAGGGCGTCCATGTAGGGCCCTCAAGTCAACCCAGCCCAACGCCCCCATCACACCAAATGCAAATGGTTGTCCCACAGCCCCGCTGGCAGCTCCAACGGCTGGGGCACCAGTGTGCTCTGACGGCAATCATAGAACCGGCAACGCCCTTGGCCGGACGTGACGACAAACCCGTCCTTCACCGCCCCGACCCCAGCGCAATCGGGAAGCGGTGCATCGAGCTTCACGGTGCCGTTGTCCAGGTCCCATATGAAGAAACGATTGCCACGCGGCGCCGTTAAGGCTACGAGACGCAAATCGTTGTGGATTGCCACGCTGGCCGTGTAATGCGCCATGGCTTGCAGCTGTTGATCAGCCACCGGAAACGCCTGAAACGGCTGCCCCGGTCGTTTGATTGCCAGCAGTTCTGCGGATTCGTGAGAGGGCCCCATGAACTGTTGACCCGCCACAATCGTGCCGTCGGTGGCAATCGCCATGTGCCGCACGCTGTTCATCTGCTGCGACAAGGTTTCCTTGCTCAAGAGCGTGCCGTCCCGTTTCATCAGCACAAGGCTCGGCTCCATGGCATCAAGGTTCATCTCGACGCGGCTTTCCGCTTCGGTGCGAATCCCGCCGTTGGCGACCGCCAGCGTTTCGCCGTCGGGCATCCATGAGACCTGATGCGGCCCGATGCCGTGGGTGGCGATTTCGCCCGCGTGTTCCAGACGCTCGCCAACGAACCGATAGACCCCCAACACACCGCGCCCCGGATCGGTGGTGTCGTTTTCGGTGGCGTACAGCCAGTCGCCGCTTTTGTGGACGACGGCGTGGCCGTAGAAGTGTCGGTTCGGTCGGGACGTGAGGGTCTGCAACAGACGTCCGTCGCGCAGGTCGATCAAATAACTTTCGGTGCCGGGACGTCGGGCAACGAACAGCGCGATGGGCAGCTCAGGGTGATTGATGATGTCGTGGCAACGCTGGGCGACGTGGGTGGCGAACACCTGCGTGCCGTCCACGCGATAGCCCACGGCATAGTGCTGGCCGTTTGCATCGTCACGGGCAGAAAGCAGCAGCGGGCTTTCCCCCTTTTTCTTGAACAGCGTCCAGCCGCCCAGCGTGCAGGCGCTGAGCACAAGGCTGCCGAGGGCAAGGGCCTGTCGTCGCAACATATCAGTCACCATCGTTGGCGTTGAAACCCAGTTGAATGCCCAACGCCTTGGCCAGCTCGCCTTCGTGCAGGCGATGAACCACGTTGAGACTGTCGTAGAACGCGTTCAACTGCTGACGGCCTTGCTCGGAGGCCAGTAGGTCTGCAAGCGGCGGCTTCAGGGCGGCCAGCTGTTTGCGGCTCTCGGCATATGCCGCATCGATCTTGTCGGCCAATGGCTTTTGATCGGCAGTCAGCAGGCCACGCAGGCCTTTGTTGTCCACGCCCGCCCACACGGTTTCGGCGCTCGCCAGGCTCGCTTGCAGGCTGCTCAGCGACGCCTTGCTGCGCCAGGCCTCGGCCTGGAACGGCTGTGGCACACCCTTGGATTGACGACCCAGCGGCGTGCCGAGTTTCTTCTTCAAGGTGTCAAGGGCCGTGACCTGCACGCGCAGTAATTCGGCAATGGCTTCATGAGAGTCGGCGTAGCGCTGATTCGGAAACTTGCTCAACTGCGCGAGCATGCCGTCGGTGCTGTTCCAGCTGTTGAGGATGTCTTCGGCCAGCGACTTCTGGCGTTCGCCAATGGCAGTGAGCAGCGGGCAGTAACGGGCTTTCTGTTCGGCGGTCGCCATGTCGATCTCAGCGTCGAACAAAATGTATTCGTAGGCCGAAAGGCCTTGAACCACGACGCTGGATTTGGACAGGGCGTCGGCACTGATCTGCGGCTGCGCGGTGACCAGTTGCTCGACCTGACGCCCGACCAGGTTCTTCTTGTCTGGCCAGAACTGGACTTGCCACGAACGGTTACCTTCGGCGAGCGGCCCGATCAGTAGTGGCTGCAATTCAGCCCAGGCTTTTTGCGCGTGAAGGAAGTCGGCGCGGGCGGTGTCCAGGTCGGATTTGCCTTCGCAGAACGCCAGCGCGCTCACGGCCAGTTGCCGGTCGGCATCGACCCAACGGCTGTAGGTCGGCAGGATCACTTGCTTGGCGATGGCGGCGGACGTCACGGCCTGTGGGTCCGATGGCGTGCAGGCACCCAGCGCGAGCGCGGCGAGGCTGGTGAACAACAGCTTGGGACGGAACATGTCCGGCTCCTTATCGTTTGAAAATTGCGTTTATAAAGAATTCAGGAACGCCAGCAGCGCAGCGCGCTGTTCGGCGTCGAAGGCCAGCACGTGACGCTGCGCGGGTAAGGCTTCGCCGCCATGCCACAGCACTGCTTCCATCAGATCGCGGGCGCGCCCGTCGTGGAGAAATTGCGTATGGCCGCTGACGGTCTGAGTCAGACCGATGCCCCACAGGGGCGGCGTTCGCCACTGCTGGCCGGTGGCCTGAAATTCACTGAGGTTGTCGGCCAGTCCTTCGCCCATGTCGTGCAGCAAGAGGTCGGTGTAGGGGCGAATCACTTGATTGGCCAGCTCGGGTTCGGCCGCATCGGCAGCGGTGGTGAACTGCGGCGTGTGGCATTGCTGACACCCGGCCTTGAAGAACAGGTTCTTGCCTTGCAACACCTGCGCATCGCCGACGTCGCGACGGGCCGGGACTCCCAGGTTGCGGGCGTAGAAGGTGATCAGCCGCAAAATGTTGTCGCTGACTTCCGGTTCGCCGTTCGGGCCTTCACCACTCGGAGCTTCCCGGCAGGCGGTTTGCGAAGGGGTGCAGTCGTCAGCAGGTTTCAGGTGGGACGTCAGGCCCATGTCCCCGGCCAGCGCGTGGGCGTTCTGTTGATTGACGGTGGGCTGTGCGGCCTTCCAGCCGAAACGCCCCAATACGGGCTTTTGCTGCGCGTCGTCCCACACCCAGTTGGGCGTGCCGGTAATGCCGGTCCCGTGTTTGTCATCGGGGTTGGCGTTGGCCAGGATCGCCGCGTCGGGAATGGCTTCGAGCAGACCCAGTCCGATCATCGGCGGCGCGATGCGTGCGGACGCGCGGGTTTGAGGGTGCATCGGCCCGTAACCGAGTTGGGTGATTCGCAGCGTCGGGCGACGCAGGTGAGCGGGGGTGCCGTCGCGAAAATGCACGGTCATCGAGTCGTATTCGACGCGCACCTTGGCCTCGGGGGTGACGCCGGGTATCGCCATGTCTTGCAGTTGTGTGCCGTAGACCGGCTCGGGCGTCAGGCCCAGCCGTTTGATGTGTTCGGCATAGGCGGGCGCGTCGGGAATCGACAGGCGCACCAGCATCGACACGGCGTTATCAGCGCCCGGCTCGGGCGGATGACCGCGGCCGTCCTTGATGTGGCAGTTCTGGCAGGCGTTGGTGTTGAACAGCGGCCCGAGGCCGTCCCGCGCGGTGGTTGTCGCTGGCGCGATGACCCACGGGTTGCGAAAGAAACTGTTACCGACGCTGAAATCCAGGCGTCGGCTGGGGGAGAGATTGGCGGAAGGCAGCGAAAACGCGTTGCGGTCGCTCTTGTTGACGGTGGTCGCGCCACCGGACAACGCTTCACCGGGTTCCGCAGACGTGAAACGCGGGGCGTCATCGCACCCGCCAAGGGCCCAGGCCATCAGCAGGAAAAACGAAAAACGGAACCGCGCAGTCATACAGATCCTGCAAAAGGGGTGGAAATCGGGGCGAGCAAGCTTACCAGCCCCGTCTGTGAGGAATAAGAGGGATTAGCGTTTGTAAGCGCCTCTCGAAACGTGTTGTAACCAATTTGCTGGCAGAGCGGGTGTCTGACCAGACGGCCTCGTCAGAAGCCTGAAATATCCAGTGAAGGGTTCTCCACCAGAAGCTGCATCATGCGTTTTTCACCTTCGATCACTTTGAAACATCGGTAGTCGCCGATGCTGTCGAGTTGGCGTTCTCGTTCGCGAATCGCCAGCTCCTTGGCACGTTCATACCCGTAGTGTTCGACCCTGAACGACTTGGTCACGCTGCTGCCGTTGCGCAAGGTGGTGCGGGCGACCCAATAGGCGATCCCGGTGTAGCAGCGGTAATGCACACCGGGATAGCCGCTGGTGTTGGTGGCGATGATGCGTTGGCGGATGTCGCGGCTGAGCTTGGGCAGGTACGTGAGCAGCAATTCGTCCCGACAGGCGTCAGCCGCCTTGCGGGCCTCTTCACGGCCGCCATAGCGTGAGAATGAGAAAAGTCGGTTGAGGGTCTTGCCATCGCGATAGATCGTCACTTTCCAGGCACGGGGCCCTTTGATGCCGACCAGCAAATGGATTCCGTAGTTGTTGGTTTTGAGCTTGCTGACGCGGCGCCTTTTATTGTTTCTCTTGGGCACTGTCTGTCTCCTCCTGGATGGGATGGGGTCAAGGAAGTGCGCATGATCGGTGGCGAATTCGGGGTGTTCAATCCGACAATTAATGAACAGGAAAAGACCTACAAAACTTACAGATCGGTCCTCAGAAGCCCTTTATTTGCTGGGGTTTTACGCTTTTTATGACGCACAAAAAAAGGCCAATCCGAGGGAGGATTGGCCTTCATTTGACGTTCATGCAGACGCGCTCCGAAGAGCGCTTCTTTTGCGTCGATCAGAACTCGTGATCGGCGTTGTCAGGGTTCAGATCGGTGATGCCCAGCTTGCCTGCGGCCTGTTCGATGGCGCCGGTCTGCTTGACCAGTGCCGCGATGGCATCACGCACGACCTGATTGCCCGCAGTATTGCCTGCGGCGATCAACTGATCGAAATGCTCGCCCTTGTTGGCGTGGTCGACGATCACTTGCAGCTTGGCCTGGGTGTCGTCCAGATCGGCGCGCAGCGTGGTGTCGGTTGCAGCATCGGCTTTTCCGACCAGCGACGACAGGCTAGGACCGCTGACCTTGCTGCCGTCCACGCGGGTGTATTCGCCCAGATAAACATTGCGAATACCCAGGCCGTTGTAGAAGTGCGAGTGGTGGGTGTTGTCGCTGAAGCAGTCGTGCTCGTCTTCGCTGGAGTTGGCTTCCAGTGCGACCTTCATGCGCTCACCTGCCAGCTCGCCCAAGGACAGGCTGCCCATGCCGAACAGCATCTTGCGCAGCCCGCTTTCGCCCGATTCGGCTTCCAGCGTGGCGCGGTAGTTGTCGGCGACGCTTGGCTTCCAGTTGCCGACCATCTCTTCCAGATCGCTCACCAGCAGGTCGGTGGCGGCCTTCAGGTAGGCGCGACGACGGTCGTTATGACCGCCCGTGCCGCCGTTGCCTTCGATGTAATCGCTGGCGGGACGCTCACCGGCGCCAGGGCCGTTGCCGTGCAGGTCCTGGCCCCAGAGCAGGAATTCAATGGCGTGATAACCCGTGGCAACGTTGGCCTCGGCGCCGCCCAGTTCGTTCAGGCTGGCCAGTTTTTCAGGTGTGATTTCAGTGACGTCGACTTTGTCCTCGCCAACCTGAATCGAGGTATTGGCGATGATATTCGCCGTCGCGCCAGGGTTGCCCAAGGCATGCTGGTAGTCCTTGGCAACGTAGTCGATCAGGCCTTCGTCCAGCGGCCAGGCGTTCACCTGACCTTCCCAGTCGTCGATGATGGTGTTGCCGAAGCGGAACACTTCGGTCTGCATGTAAGGCACACGCGCTGCAAGCCACGCGTCGCGAGCGGCTTTCAGGGTCTGGTCGTTCGGGGAGGCAAGGAAGGCGTCGACGGCAGTGCTCAGTTTCTTCGCAGTGGATTCGGCGTCGCTGAACGCGGCAAATACGATGTTCGCGTAGTTGGCCACCACGGCCTTGGCCGCGGCATCGCTGGTCTGCGCGGGCGCAGCAGCCGGTTGGGCAGCAGGCGCTGGGGCGGCAGCGGCGGGTGCGGGAGTCGGAGCGGCGGCAGCGGGCTTGTCCTTGCCTTGGTCACAACCAGCCAAAGCGATAGCGATGGCCAGCAGACTGGCGGTTGCCAGGGGCGTACGAATCATGACGGAATCCTGCGTCGAGAGGTGTGTGAACGGTGGCGAGCGCCAGAAAATCCGCGCAATGATGCGAAAGATTTGCATTCGGTGTAAAGGCAAAATGCCCAGAGCCGACGGAGGAGATATTTCAAGCTGTTACAGAATTTGAGCCCAACGCTGTAGCCGCATGGATTGCCAGCGGCGACGATCTTGAGGGGCTCACCGCCGGCAAGCCTGACTCAGACAGCGTGTGGGTGGTTAGAGCACGCCCATATGGGTGCGATGCGCTTGCTTCAGATACGACAGCAACTCACGGGCAGGCAACGGCTTGCTGTAGAAATAGCCCTGACCTTCGTGGCAGCCCTCGGAAATGATGTAAGCCTCTTGCTCGGTGGTTTCCACGCCTTCGGCGATGACCTGCATGCCGAGGCTTTTGCCGAGCTGGATAATGGCGCGCACGATGGTCGCGTCGTCATCGTCGTCGATCAGGTCCTGAACGAAGCTCTTGTCGATCTTGATCTTGTCCAGCGGCAAGCTCTTGAGGTAACTCAGGGACGAATAGCCGGTGCCGAAGTCATCAATGGCGATCAGCGCGCCAGAGCGGCGGAGGCTGAGCAGGTGTTGGGCAGCGGTGCTGATGTCTTCCATCAGGCCGGTTTCGGTGACTTCCAGCTCAAGACTGCGCGGCGGCAGGCGGTAGATCTGTAGCAGATTGTTGACCACGCGCGGCAGTTCGGAGTGATGCAGTTGAACGGTGGACAGGTTGACCGCCATGCGCAGGTCGGTGAAGCCTTGATCGTGCCATTCGCGCAGTTGTTTACAGGCTTGGTCCAGCACCCATTCGCCGATGGCAATGATGGTGCCGTTCTGCTCGGCCAGCGGGATGAACTGGTCGGGCGGCACGAAGCCATGCTCGGGATGCGTCCAGCGAATCAGTGCTTCCACGCCCACCACCCGTTGATCGCGGTAGCTGATCTGCGGCTGGTAGACAAGGTGAAACTGATTGCGGACCAAGGCTTCGCGCAGGTCTTTTTCCAGTTCGCGGCGGCGACGCATTTCGCTGTCGACGCTGGCGATGTAGAACTGGTAACGGTTGCGCGATCGGGTCTTGGCCAGGGTCATGGTCTGTTCGGCTTTCTGCAGCAGCTTCTCGGTGCTGTCGCCATCTTCCGGGAACAGGGTGATGCCGATGGTGGCGCGCAGGCGGATTTCTTCCCCGTCCACGGAAAACGGCGCCTCCAGGTCATCGAGGATGTTCTGTGCCAGTTCGGCGGCTTCGTAGGGCTGCTCGATGTCGGCTTGAACCAGCGCGAACTGGTCGCCCCCCAGCCGTGCCAGCGCGCCAAGGCGGCCGCTGTGGCTGCGCAGACGGTCCGCCAGTGCCAGCAGCAGTTGGTCGCCGGCCTGATAGCTGAATTGTTCGTTGATGCCTTTGAAATCGTCCAGACCGACACACAGCACGGCGACACGATGCTGCACCTTCCCGGCGTCGATCAGGATTTTGTCCAGCTGCTGCTGCAATTGCTGGCGATTGGGGAGGCCGGTCAGAAAATCGTATTGCGCCATGCGCAGCAGGCTGGATTCCGCTTCGTGACGCAGATGGGTATTGCGTTCAATGGAGGCCAGCAACTCGTTGGCGGTATTGACCCAAATCCCCAGCTCGTTTTTCTCGTGGCCCTTGAGCAGCGGCAACTGGTGCTCACTGGGGCGATCGGGATTGATGCTGGTCAGGTGTTCGATGATGCGCGACAGCGGTTTGGTCAGCAGCCAGTGATAGACGAGATACAGCACGAGGCCCATGGCCAGCGCTCGCAGCACGCCAGAGATGAAAATGATCATCGAATTGATCAGAAAGCCTTCGCCGTAAGTCGCGGTGTCCAGCGTGATACGCAGGTCGCCGTAGTATTCGCTGTACGGGCTGCGGCCGACCAATTGGGTGGTGAAGCTGCGTTCCTGGCCGAGAATCGGGTCGGTCAGCCAGCGCGTGGGAGAGGGTTTGAGGTCGCGGGTTTTTTCCGCGAGCAGCGTCTCGTTGGGATGACCAATGGACGCCATGCGCACGGCCTTGTCCTGGAACAGGCCTTCAATGACCTGCATGCCCATTTCCCGGTCCAGGCTATAGACAGCCTGAGTCGACGGGTCCCGGAACATGTCGAGAATCCGCTCGGCGTCAGTGGCAACCGCCTGACGCGTTTTGTAGGCGTCGTACACGATCTGCGCGCAGCTGAGCACAACGCCCACGACCAGCGCCGACAACAACACCACACGCAGCAGCTTCACCGACAAGCTGTTTTTGAGTTCCAGCTTCAAATGGGCATTCCTTCATCCATGCTGGGCGACTGCTTGCAAGCATTGGCAATGCAGACCTTCGGGTCAAGGTCTTGATACACCTCTGACCTGTTTCATTTGGATAACGATTCACATGCAGGCAAGTAAGGCTATCAACACTGTGTCGGTAAACAGGAGGCGGAACTTGAGCCTCGCTTCGTCGATTTCCGGCGGAAACTGATATTAGTCCGCTATCGTTTTCTGACAATACATAAAGGATGAACAGAAGGCGAAAAAAAACCCGGACAGGCCGGGTTTTTCTTCAAAGCAGCGTTCGATGCCGTA
It contains:
- a CDS encoding imelysin family protein, coding for MFRPKLLFTSLAALALGACTPSDPQAVTSAAIAKQVILPTYSRWVDADRQLAVSALAFCEGKSDLDTARADFLHAQKAWAELQPLLIGPLAEGNRSWQVQFWPDKKNLVGRQVEQLVTAQPQISADALSKSSVVVQGLSAYEYILFDAEIDMATAEQKARYCPLLTAIGERQKSLAEDILNSWNSTDGMLAQLSKFPNQRYADSHEAIAELLRVQVTALDTLKKKLGTPLGRQSKGVPQPFQAEAWRSKASLSSLQASLASAETVWAGVDNKGLRGLLTADQKPLADKIDAAYAESRKQLAALKPPLADLLASEQGRQQLNAFYDSLNVVHRLHEGELAKALGIQLGFNANDGD
- a CDS encoding DUF1513 domain-containing protein encodes the protein MLRRQALALGSLVLSACTLGGWTLFKKKGESPLLLSARDDANGQHYAVGYRVDGTQVFATHVAQRCHDIINHPELPIALFVARRPGTESYLIDLRDGRLLQTLTSRPNRHFYGHAVVHKSGDWLYATENDTTDPGRGVLGVYRFVGERLEHAGEIATHGIGPHQVSWMPDGETLAVANGGIRTEAESRVEMNLDAMEPSLVLMKRDGTLLSKETLSQQMNSVRHMAIATDGTIVAGQQFMGPSHESAELLAIKRPGQPFQAFPVADQQLQAMAHYTASVAIHNDLRLVALTAPRGNRFFIWDLDNGTVKLDAPLPDCAGVGAVKDGFVVTSGQGRCRFYDCRQSTLVPQPLELPAGLWDNHLHLV
- a CDS encoding efflux RND transporter periplasmic adaptor subunit; protein product: MLRRRMLIMLGMVLIVVLALGGYKAFSVYKQIQQFTAPKPPINVAVAVVTEQAWQNRLPAIGSLKALQGVNLSLEVAGTVKALQFESGQKVKAGQPLLQLDSDVEKALLGTAEADLGLAQLDYGRGSKLVGDAAISKGDFDKLAATQKKAAATVAQLNASLAKKRILAPFSGTIGIRQVDVGDYLASGTVIATLQDLSSLYVDFFVPEQVLPKLALGQQVQVSVGAYPGSTFNASLSAINPKVEDATRNVQVRATLPNPDSKLLPGMFANLQVMLGQDTRELVVPESTITYTLYGNSVFVIVPKKNADGQPEKTTKGEQQLAVERRFVETGERRGGLVIIRKGLKTGEQVVTGGQLKLDNGASVAISADPAAPVEQSGQPKVD
- a CDS encoding AP2/ERF family transcription factor, with amino-acid sequence MPKRNNKRRRVSKLKTNNYGIHLLVGIKGPRAWKVTIYRDGKTLNRLFSFSRYGGREEARKAADACRDELLLTYLPKLSRDIRQRIIATNTSGYPGVHYRCYTGIAYWVARTTLRNGSSVTKSFRVEHYGYERAKELAIRERERQLDSIGDYRCFKVIEGEKRMMQLLVENPSLDISGF
- a CDS encoding multidrug efflux RND transporter permease subunit encodes the protein MAFTDPFIRRPVLASVISLLIVLLGFQAFSKLTIRQYPQMENALITVTTAYPGANAETIQGYITQPLQQSLASAEGIDYMTSVSRQNFSVISIYARIGSNSDRLYTELLAKANEVKNKLPQDAEDPVLTKEAADASALMYISFYSAELNNPQITDYLSRVIQPKLATLPGMAQAEILGNQVFAMRLWLDPVKLAGFGLTANDVTDAVRKYNFLSAAGEVKGEYVVTSVNATTDLKSPETFAAIPLKTVGDSRVLLGDVARVEMGAENYDTVSSFDGTPSVYIGIKGTPSSNPLDVIKEVRRIMPELESQLPPSLKASIAYDATLFIQASIHEVVKTLIEAVLIVIVVVFLFLGALRSVLIPVVTIPLSMIGVLFFMQMMGYSINLLTLLAMVLAIGLVVDDAIVVVENIHRHIEEGKTPLNAALEGAREIAMPVVSMTITLAAVYAPIGFLEGLTGALFKEFALTLAGAVVISGVVALTLSPMMCAVLLRHDENPSGLAHKLDQIFDGLKVRYQRVLHGTLNTRPVVIVFAVLVLCLIPVFLKFSQSQLAPDEDQGIIFMMATSPQPTNLDYMNKYTDQFISIFKAFPEYYSSFQINGFNGVQTGVGGFLLKPWDERSRTQMQLLPEVQAKLEGITGLQIFGFNLPSLPGTGEGLPFQFVINTPNDYAALLEVVNRIKKRATESGKFAFLDLDLAFDKPEVVVDIDRAKAAQMGVSMQDLGGSLATLLGEAEINRFTIDGRSYKVIAQVERAYRDNPQWLSNYYVKNAEGTMLPLSTLITVSDRARPRQLNQFQQLNSAIISGFPLVSMGEAIETVRQIASEEAPAGFAYDYAGASRQFVQEGNALWVTFGLALAIIFLVLAAQFESFRDPLVILVTVPLSICGALIPLFLGISTLNIYTQVGLVTLIGLISKHGILIVEFANQLRRDKGLNAREAVEEAAAIRLRPVLMTTAAMVFGMVPLILATGAGAVSRFDIGLVIATGMSVGTLFTLFVLPCVYTVLAGKEDAKAPA
- a CDS encoding di-heme oxidoredictase family protein gives rise to the protein MTARFRFSFFLLMAWALGGCDDAPRFTSAEPGEALSGGATTVNKSDRNAFSLPSANLSPSRRLDFSVGNSFFRNPWVIAPATTTARDGLGPLFNTNACQNCHIKDGRGHPPEPGADNAVSMLVRLSIPDAPAYAEHIKRLGLTPEPVYGTQLQDMAIPGVTPEAKVRVEYDSMTVHFRDGTPAHLRRPTLRITQLGYGPMHPQTRASARIAPPMIGLGLLEAIPDAAILANANPDDKHGTGITGTPNWVWDDAQQKPVLGRFGWKAAQPTVNQQNAHALAGDMGLTSHLKPADDCTPSQTACREAPSGEGPNGEPEVSDNILRLITFYARNLGVPARRDVGDAQVLQGKNLFFKAGCQQCHTPQFTTAADAAEPELANQVIRPYTDLLLHDMGEGLADNLSEFQATGQQWRTPPLWGIGLTQTVSGHTQFLHDGRARDLMEAVLWHGGEALPAQRHVLAFDAEQRAALLAFLNSL